The following proteins come from a genomic window of Pyxidicoccus sp. MSG2:
- a CDS encoding 5'-nucleotidase, translated as MLVLDAGNALFKSRDSGEAPDAKARAELLLSQMDAQGTAAMAVGTRDLVLGVDFLKKGTKKAKLKLLSANLVDAQGKPYFPGSMVADVGGVKVGVVGVSPATTGPESAAPFVKGKPTPMLKGLPVEPAVAAEVKRLRAQEKVDVVVVLAAVPYDDALRVAERVEGVDFVVQSHEGRGQGMAQRGALATVIPPGDRGRQMAKLELGLDGPGRFVDVSEQERMRQSLGIVESNLAKAKERLAAATDPTTKQSLEQAVSSLEARRTALKKGVDGGATRSGRTHLLSYIQLGSDVPGDPAVQKLVERVEPPGSAAH; from the coding sequence CGCTCTTCAAGAGCCGCGACAGCGGCGAGGCGCCGGATGCGAAGGCGCGCGCGGAGCTGCTCCTGTCGCAGATGGACGCGCAGGGCACCGCGGCCATGGCCGTGGGCACCAGAGACCTCGTGCTCGGCGTGGACTTCCTCAAGAAGGGGACGAAGAAGGCGAAGCTGAAGCTTTTGTCCGCCAACCTCGTGGATGCCCAGGGCAAGCCGTACTTCCCCGGCTCCATGGTGGCGGACGTGGGCGGGGTGAAGGTCGGCGTGGTGGGGGTGTCTCCCGCCACCACCGGGCCGGAGTCCGCGGCGCCCTTCGTGAAGGGCAAGCCCACGCCCATGCTCAAGGGCCTGCCGGTGGAGCCCGCGGTCGCGGCCGAGGTGAAGCGCCTGCGCGCCCAGGAGAAGGTGGACGTCGTCGTCGTGCTGGCGGCGGTCCCCTACGACGACGCCCTGCGCGTGGCCGAGCGGGTGGAGGGCGTGGACTTCGTGGTGCAGTCCCACGAGGGGCGCGGTCAGGGCATGGCCCAGCGCGGGGCGCTGGCCACCGTGATTCCGCCCGGAGACCGGGGCCGGCAGATGGCGAAGCTGGAGCTGGGCCTGGACGGGCCCGGCCGCTTCGTGGACGTCTCCGAGCAGGAGCGGATGCGCCAGAGCCTGGGCATCGTCGAGAGCAACCTCGCCAAGGCGAAGGAGCGGCTCGCGGCCGCGACGGACCCCACCACGAAGCAGTCGCTCGAGCAGGCGGTTTCCAGCCTGGAGGCCCGGCGGACGGCCCTGAAGAAAGGCGTCGACGGGGGCGCAACGCGCTCCGGCCGGACGCATCTACTGTCGTACATCCAGCTCGGGAGCGACGTGCCGGGGGATCCGGCCGTCCAGAAGTTGGTGGAACGCGTCGAGCCCCCTGGCTCGGCGGCCCACTGA
- the rpmE gene encoding 50S ribosomal protein L31, which yields MKPEIHPVYPAARVTCACGNSVETKSTRGSFSVEICSNCHPFFTGKYKLVDTAGRIDRFRKKYANNPVKVEGAAAAEGAEAAPAAEKPAAAKKGKKAEA from the coding sequence ATGAAGCCCGAGATTCATCCGGTTTATCCCGCTGCCCGAGTGACCTGTGCCTGCGGCAACTCGGTGGAGACGAAGTCCACCCGTGGGTCGTTCTCGGTGGAAATCTGCTCGAACTGCCACCCCTTCTTCACGGGCAAGTACAAGCTCGTGGACACGGCCGGCCGTATCGACCGCTTCCGCAAGAAGTACGCGAACAACCCGGTCAAGGTCGAGGGCGCTGCCGCCGCCGAGGGCGCCGAGGCTGCCCCCGCCGCCGAGAAGCCCGCCGCCGCGAAGAAGGGCAAGAAGGCCGAGGCCTGA
- a CDS encoding DNA-methyltransferase — protein MSAHAAAPSLKVVRRSLSESVYAKGEDYTLLHGDSLELMEQFEPQTFDMIFADPPYFLSNGGTTCKGGKRVSVAKGKWDESRGVEEDHQFTTAWLAACQRLLKPTGTLWVSGTQHVIFNVGFAMQKLGYKLLNTVTWFKPNASPNLACRYFTHSTELLIWASPKSGGKLQHTFNYSRMKAENGGKQMRDAWVLPPSGDAELTADGEGRLWTLTVPRGGEEKAHGSHPTQKPVALLERILEASCPPDALVLDPFNGSGTSGVAALKLGHRYVGIDMDEQYLSLSQKRLQAMSSKK, from the coding sequence ATGTCCGCGCACGCTGCAGCCCCTTCCCTGAAGGTTGTCCGCCGCTCCCTGAGCGAGAGCGTCTACGCGAAAGGGGAGGACTACACGCTGCTGCACGGTGACAGCCTGGAGCTGATGGAGCAGTTCGAGCCCCAGACCTTCGACATGATTTTCGCGGACCCGCCGTACTTCCTCTCCAACGGCGGCACCACCTGCAAGGGTGGCAAGCGCGTGTCCGTGGCGAAGGGCAAGTGGGACGAGTCGCGCGGCGTGGAGGAGGACCACCAGTTCACCACCGCGTGGCTGGCGGCCTGCCAGCGGCTGCTCAAGCCCACCGGCACGCTCTGGGTGAGCGGCACCCAGCACGTCATCTTCAACGTCGGCTTCGCGATGCAGAAGCTCGGCTACAAGCTCCTCAACACCGTCACCTGGTTCAAGCCCAACGCCAGCCCCAACCTGGCGTGCCGCTACTTCACGCACTCCACGGAGCTGCTCATCTGGGCCTCCCCGAAGTCGGGCGGCAAGCTGCAGCACACGTTCAACTACTCGCGCATGAAGGCGGAGAACGGCGGCAAGCAGATGCGCGACGCGTGGGTGCTGCCGCCCTCCGGCGACGCGGAGCTGACCGCGGACGGCGAGGGCCGGCTGTGGACGCTCACCGTCCCGCGCGGCGGCGAGGAGAAGGCCCACGGCAGCCACCCCACGCAGAAGCCGGTGGCGCTCTTGGAGCGCATCCTCGAGGCGAGCTGCCCGCCGGACGCGCTGGTGCTGGACCCCTTCAACGGCAGCGGCACCTCCGGCGTGGCGGCCCTCAAGCTGGGCCACCGCTACGTGGGCATCGACATGGACGAGCAGTACCTCTCCCTGTCGCAGAAGCGCCTGCAGGCCATGTCGTCGAAGAAGTAG